A genomic segment from Brevundimonas sp. SORGH_AS_0993 encodes:
- a CDS encoding deoxyribodipyrimidine photo-lyase has protein sequence MTAPVIVWFRRDLRLQDNPALDAAAATGKPILPLFILDRHGPDDLGAAGRWWLDKSLYALDGSIQVCGGRLIVREGAEEAELRRVIQETGARQVFMNRRFEPTAFEHDADIAHGLHSDRVECTGFNGALFTRPGSVLNGQGRPYRVFTPFMKALRPLIGPPTDAPHEATLFADHDLSAQPIEALSLHPRSPDWSTGFDWAPGEAGAHAALQHFIANALPGYATNRDRPDRQGVSRLSPYLHWGEISVRRVAQRVLAAADSDPVLQDQAEKFVSELGWREFSAHLLFQFPTMKAEAFRPEYDAMPWRDDAEGFAAWSQGRTGYPLIDAGMRQLWRTGWMHNRVRMIVASFLVKDLMVDWRRGAAWFHDSLVDADTASNIQNWQWVAGSGADAAPYFRIFNPVSQGETHDPDGHYVRRWVPELAPLPNRFIHAPWTAPTEILRQAGISLGHNYPMPVVDHAKARRRALEALKSLHPPRIERRIAGP, from the coding sequence TTGACCGCCCCTGTGATCGTCTGGTTCCGGCGCGATCTGCGTCTTCAGGACAATCCGGCGCTGGACGCAGCCGCCGCGACCGGCAAGCCGATCCTGCCCTTGTTCATTCTGGACCGCCACGGGCCTGACGATCTGGGCGCCGCCGGGAGATGGTGGCTCGACAAGTCCCTGTACGCCCTGGATGGCTCGATACAGGTCTGCGGCGGTCGCCTGATCGTCCGCGAAGGCGCCGAGGAGGCCGAACTGCGCCGGGTGATTCAGGAGACCGGCGCACGGCAGGTGTTCATGAACCGGCGGTTCGAACCGACCGCCTTCGAACACGACGCCGACATCGCTCATGGACTGCACTCTGACCGCGTGGAATGCACAGGCTTCAACGGCGCCCTGTTCACCCGCCCGGGCTCGGTTTTGAACGGCCAAGGGCGACCGTATCGCGTCTTCACACCCTTCATGAAGGCGTTGCGCCCCCTGATAGGCCCGCCGACCGATGCGCCGCACGAGGCGACCCTGTTCGCGGACCACGATCTGTCCGCCCAGCCGATCGAGGCGCTGAGCCTGCATCCGAGATCACCCGACTGGTCGACAGGTTTCGACTGGGCCCCCGGGGAGGCGGGCGCCCACGCTGCGCTGCAACACTTCATTGCAAACGCCCTGCCCGGCTACGCCACCAACCGCGACCGACCGGATCGACAGGGCGTCTCCCGGCTGTCGCCCTATCTGCATTGGGGCGAAATCAGCGTGCGGCGCGTAGCTCAGCGCGTTCTGGCCGCGGCGGACTCGGATCCCGTCCTTCAGGACCAGGCCGAGAAGTTCGTCTCCGAGCTGGGCTGGCGCGAATTCTCGGCCCATCTGCTGTTCCAGTTTCCGACGATGAAGGCTGAGGCATTTCGGCCCGAGTACGACGCCATGCCGTGGCGCGACGACGCCGAAGGTTTCGCCGCCTGGAGCCAGGGGCGAACCGGATATCCTCTGATCGACGCGGGCATGCGACAGCTGTGGCGGACCGGCTGGATGCACAATCGTGTCCGCATGATCGTCGCCAGTTTCCTGGTGAAGGACCTGATGGTCGATTGGCGTCGCGGCGCGGCCTGGTTTCACGACAGCCTGGTGGACGCCGATACCGCCAGCAACATCCAGAATTGGCAGTGGGTCGCCGGTTCCGGCGCCGACGCCGCGCCCTATTTCCGCATTTTCAACCCAGTCTCTCAGGGCGAGACCCACGACCCCGACGGCCATTACGTTCGCCGTTGGGTTCCGGAACTCGCCCCCCTGCCCAACCGATTCATCCATGCCCCCTGGACCGCTCCGACAGAGATTCTTCGTCAGGCCGGCATATCGCTGGGCCATAACTATCCGATGCCTGTGGTCGATCACGCCAAGGCGCGGCGGCGCGCCCTTGAAGCCTTGAAGAGCCTGCACCCGCCCAGGATTGAACGGCGCATCGCTGGCCCGTAG
- the hfaA gene encoding holdfast anchoring protein HfaA: protein MSVPLALLALSVACGSSQAQSSSESAGAASMEAGYGRAGALASQTFNPVTRDANGNRLVVNGVIMNGQPNVPLSYSSTGANSLSGAAYFDSGAAALNNSNTATAVGNLVNVSIIGHGNTVVLNSTQINNGDISANSRKPGS from the coding sequence ATGTCAGTCCCCCTCGCCCTTCTGGCCCTTTCCGTCGCCTGCGGGTCTTCCCAGGCGCAGTCGTCCTCGGAGTCCGCCGGCGCGGCGTCGATGGAGGCGGGTTACGGGCGGGCCGGAGCCCTGGCCAGCCAGACCTTCAACCCCGTGACGCGCGACGCCAACGGCAATCGTCTGGTGGTCAACGGCGTCATCATGAACGGGCAGCCCAACGTTCCGCTCAGCTATTCCAGCACCGGCGCCAACAGTCTGTCCGGTGCCGCCTATTTCGACAGCGGCGCCGCGGCTCTGAACAACAGCAATACGGCTACCGCCGTCGGCAATCTGGTCAATGTCTCGATCATCGGCCACGGCAACACCGTCGTGCTGAACAGCACCCAGATCAACAACGGCGACATAAGCGCCAATTCTCGGAAGCCCGGTTCGTGA
- the hfaB gene encoding holdfast anchoring protein HfaB, whose translation MRRALPLVLALASVAGVAGVASAETGARANVQPIRGAPATANPSPYSGALTCLAHRGAWVGGAAPRIAVGRISDMTGRVDLQTGARASQGAALFAITALGRAGAPVVERLDNTVAEIELNYARQHLLSDAPERAGRDPENFRPIYAGQVAGSRYYLVGGITELNYNIASSGVSAQAGAAKVTGLRGLAQASRYVMNVAVDLRLVDTRSQEVVNSVSFQKQVIGVDRSLGLTGTLGSVGGVGTAGDGAMEPIQAAVRTVVERGVFELLAGIQAPGAQASCLPVEDTPPADQTYAMASGASS comes from the coding sequence GTGAGACGCGCCCTTCCCCTCGTCCTGGCGCTGGCGTCGGTCGCCGGCGTCGCCGGCGTCGCTTCGGCCGAGACCGGCGCGCGCGCGAACGTGCAGCCGATCCGCGGCGCGCCGGCCACCGCCAATCCGTCGCCCTATTCGGGGGCGCTGACCTGCCTGGCGCATCGCGGCGCCTGGGTCGGCGGGGCCGCCCCGCGGATCGCCGTGGGCCGGATTTCCGACATGACGGGACGGGTCGATCTGCAGACCGGAGCGCGTGCGTCGCAGGGTGCGGCCCTATTCGCCATCACCGCCCTGGGCCGTGCCGGCGCGCCGGTGGTCGAACGTCTGGACAACACCGTCGCCGAGATCGAGCTGAACTACGCCCGTCAGCATCTGCTGTCCGATGCGCCGGAGCGGGCAGGGCGGGACCCTGAGAACTTCCGGCCCATCTACGCCGGCCAGGTGGCGGGTTCGCGCTACTATCTGGTCGGGGGGATCACCGAGCTGAACTACAATATCGCCTCGTCGGGCGTGAGCGCCCAGGCGGGAGCCGCCAAAGTGACCGGCCTTCGCGGCTTGGCGCAAGCGTCGCGGTATGTGATGAATGTGGCGGTTGATCTTCGACTGGTCGACACAAGGTCGCAGGAAGTGGTGAACAGCGTCAGCTTTCAGAAGCAGGTGATCGGCGTGGATCGCAGCCTCGGCCTGACCGGGACGCTGGGATCGGTCGGCGGCGTGGGTACGGCCGGCGACGGCGCCATGGAGCCCATCCAGGCGGCGGTGCGAACCGTGGTCGAACGTGGCGTGTTCGAACTTCTGGCCGGCATCCAGGCGCCCGGCGCCCAGGCCAGTTGCCTGCCGGTGGAAGACACGCCGCCTGCAGATCAGACCTACGCCATGGCGTCAGGAGCCTCGTCTTGA
- the hfaB gene encoding holdfast anchoring protein HfaB, protein MKLRPVLHASLIAAVGLAGCTTTRFDPETGLYAKPIGGAPATGNDTAYSAPLRCLAAAAHTAGRAAPRLAVGDIADLTGRNDLETGRKISQGASLFAVTALTKAGVPTVERQDRGVSEVERQYAQAHLLSDSPQAAGQSPENFRPIYAGQIAGSRYYVVGGVTELNYNVRSSGADVSAGGLEASGVKGGLTNSGYVMNIAIDLRLVDTQSQEVVATASYQKQLVGREIRVGVFDFLNGNIFDLSAGTAGMEPIQFAVRTAIERGLYDFVADLYAVPRDRCLPDAEATAHGESLLARRTAAALVQASQPVPSPQQAAARPGQPASPSPRPPVGPPARWVLDPSNWRPAPAADVRGTTGGS, encoded by the coding sequence TTGAAGTTGCGCCCGGTCCTGCATGCCTCTTTGATCGCCGCCGTCGGTCTCGCCGGCTGCACGACCACCCGTTTCGACCCCGAAACCGGCCTGTACGCCAAGCCGATCGGCGGTGCGCCGGCGACTGGCAACGACACCGCCTATTCGGCGCCTCTGCGGTGCTTGGCGGCGGCGGCTCACACGGCCGGTCGCGCCGCGCCGCGCCTGGCGGTGGGCGACATCGCCGACCTGACCGGCCGGAACGATCTGGAGACCGGCCGCAAGATCAGTCAGGGTGCCTCCCTGTTCGCCGTCACCGCCCTGACCAAGGCCGGGGTGCCGACCGTGGAACGCCAGGATCGCGGGGTGTCGGAGGTCGAACGCCAGTACGCCCAGGCGCATCTTCTCTCGGATTCGCCCCAGGCCGCGGGCCAGAGCCCCGAGAACTTCCGTCCCATCTACGCCGGCCAGATCGCCGGTTCTCGCTACTATGTCGTCGGCGGCGTGACGGAGCTGAACTACAACGTCCGCTCGTCCGGGGCAGACGTGTCGGCCGGCGGTCTGGAGGCCAGCGGCGTCAAGGGCGGCCTGACAAACAGCGGCTATGTGATGAACATCGCCATCGATCTTCGCCTGGTGGACACCCAGTCGCAGGAGGTGGTCGCCACGGCTTCGTATCAGAAACAACTCGTCGGGCGGGAGATTCGCGTCGGCGTGTTCGACTTCCTGAACGGCAACATCTTCGACCTGTCAGCCGGGACCGCCGGCATGGAGCCGATCCAGTTCGCCGTCCGCACCGCCATAGAACGCGGCCTCTACGATTTCGTCGCCGATCTGTACGCCGTGCCGCGCGATCGCTGCCTGCCGGACGCCGAGGCGACGGCCCATGGCGAAAGTCTTCTGGCGCGCCGTACTGCCGCCGCACTGGTTCAGGCGTCCCAGCCGGTCCCGTCGCCGCAGCAAGCCGCCGCTCGACCGGGGCAGCCGGCGTCGCCCTCGCCGCGACCGCCCGTTGGTCCGCCCGCGCGTTGGGTTCTGGATCCGTCGAACTGGCGACCCGCGCCCGCGGCCGACGTGCGTGGAACCACCGGCGGCAGTTGA